In Chanodichthys erythropterus isolate Z2021 chromosome 18, ASM2448905v1, whole genome shotgun sequence, the following are encoded in one genomic region:
- the LOC137007125 gene encoding uncharacterized protein: MSEKNEEELQEAARKVVSLLQSALSRPATRDSSADSTNHTRQEVPQQNTLEQNMKRSFPGLFGKTFGEKVTRKRGTHSSFTDMKRKLHTVKCFEVQFYLVNKHMEKTPKASDELTLLQAGMGRRTITVKDDSDHSWLSRKLEETYPKMTDLNGAWMLYKAVGGSGQRKLCIVPPEAEGYTGAYLSSVARGKSALYIVPVQGTLDMSPLPYSSKEFEKMPKTTCRNCYENMPVQFLAAHVASCKTVTLSDEETTSTFSTDDSPAMDITMQNSPDNTSSIETSVTDTNNLNLTSCAKGSETTACPICEQLYPSDTVEFHASYCGERVFDETEAFDTDRTEICPKRLRTQQEIKSIADVIKSLTERVDESSTFSICVTREQMVERGIKQWQRQKKSSPKNALRVTFIGEAGIDNGALKTEFLTEMMSGIEKRFFEGGDGGKNPKYSITDLDKHNFKVIGEIFAVSIAQGGPPPNFFSQWCYKYISTGEVDQEAITERDITDPEVLELIKEAADNTTVMEFTDRILSCGYTGAVSFEKKKRFSVVLHSTVRLLPMLQQIASGLKLYDLLSLVQEETDICRQLFVPGSFCKVDADFLMKSLSPSFSETGTMRRARESKVVNFLQDYLQDMEDEGESKDDRDNRPEEESMGEEDKAEKHTNTHINVSKFCQWLTGQSHIPLSHADRENFKIVIEFDHDCSVRYGTHTICYPVVNACSRSVTFPIAHLSCTYMEFKNVISQAITHGYEFGRI; encoded by the exons atCCTTCCCAGGACTGTTTGGAAAAACATTTGGGGAAAAAGTGACCAGGAAAAGAGGAACACACTCtagctttactgacatgaaaagaaaactacatactgtaaagtgttttgaAGTACAGTTCTACCTGGTAAACAAACACATGGAGAAGACACCAAAAGCTTCAGATGAGCTGACACTTCTACAAGCAGGGATGGGTCGGAGAACTATTACTGTCAAAGATGATTCTGACCATTCATGG CTCTCCAGAAAACTCGAGGAGACATACCCTAAAATGACTGATTTGAATGGGGCATGGATGTTGTATAAGGCTGTTG GTGGATCTGGACAAAGAAAACTGTGTATTGTACCCCCTGAGGCAGAAGGTTATACAGGCGCTTACCTCAGTTCGGTTGCTCGTGGCAAGTCAGCACTATACATTGTGCCAGTGCAAGGAACACTTGATATGTCACCTCTTCCTTATTCTTCAAAGGAGTTTGAAAAAATGCCCAAAACAACATGTCGTAACTGTTACGAAAACATGCCAGTCCAGTTTTTAGCCGCACATGTGGCATCTTGTAAGACAGTGACACTCTCTGATGAAGAG ACGACTTCTACATTTTCTACAGATGACAGTCCTGCCATGGACATAACTATGCAAAATTCCCCAGATAACACTTCCTCTATTGAAACATCTGTAACg gaCACCAACAATTTAAACCTTACTTCATGTGCCAAGGGTTCTGAGACA ACTGCCTGTCCCATTTGCGAGCAGTTGTACCCCAGTGACACTGTAGAATTCCATGCAAGCTACTGTGGTGAAAg AGTTTTTGATGAAACAGAGGCCTTTGACACAGATAGAACTGAGATATGCCCAAAACGATTAAGGACACAGCAAGAGATTAAAAG CATTGCTGATGTCATCAAAAGCCTTACTGAAAGGGTGGACGAAAGCAGCACCTTCAGCATTTGTGTTACCAGGGAACAGATGGTTGAAAGAGGCATTAAACAGTGGCAGCGGCAGAAAAAGTCTTCCCCTAAAAATGCCCTTAGAGTTACCTTTATTGGAGAGGCTGGCATTGACAATGGGGCGCTGAAGACAGAATTTTTAACTG AAATGATGTCAGGAATAGAGAAGCGTTTTTTTGAGGGTGGGGATGGTGGCAAAAACCCCAAGTACTCAATTACAGACTTGGACAAACATAACTTCAA GGTTATTGGAGAGATATTTGCTGTCAGCATCGCACAGGGAGGACCGCCACCAAACTTCTTTTCGCAGTGGTGTTACAAGTATATATCTACTGGAGAAGTGGATCAGGAAGCAATAACTGAAAGAGACATTACTGACCCTGAAGTCTTGGAACTAATTAAAGAG GCAGCTGACAACACAACTGTCATGGAGTTCACAGACAGAATTTTGTCATGTGGTTATACAGGGGCAGTgtcttttgaaaaaaagaagagatt CTCTGTGGTTCTACACTCTACAGTGAGGTTACTTCCCATGCTACAACAAATTGCCTCTGGATTGAAACTGTATGACCTCCTTAGCTTGGTACAAGAAGAAACTGACATTTGCAGGCAGCTGTTTGTTCCAGGATCTTTTTGCAAG gtGGATGCTGATTTTCTGATGAAATCACTATCACCTTCATTTAGTGAGACGGGTACAATGAGGCGTGCAAGGGAGTCCAAAGTAGTCAACTTTCTGCAGGACTATTTACAGGACATGGAGGATGAAG GAGAGAGCAAAGACGACAGAGACAACAGACCTGAGGAGGAGAGTATGGGTGAAGAGGACAAGGCAGAAAAACATACCAACACACACATTAATGTTAGCAAGTTTTGCCAATGGCTGACAGGACAATCTCATATTCCCTTAAGTCATGCAGACCGTGAGAACTTTAAAATTGTCATTGAATTTGACCACGACTGCAGTGTGCGCTATGGTACACACACAATCTGTTATCCTGTAGTTAATGCATGTTCCCGCTCAGTCACATTCCCAATTGCACACCTGAGTTGCACATACATGGAATTCAAAAATGTAATCTCACAGGCCATTACCCATGGCTATGAATTTGGACGCATTTAG
- the LOC137007046 gene encoding uncharacterized protein produces MSDPEQLRHHFLENLLHKLQQAFSTTPLDLDYLEFLCRQELYILEALSSHIQVPPAITQALQELFELIRAQVEHPAPCVRVEVAITTGRPKILVEEQRLKYMLQAQLPVSCIATLMGVSKSTIFRRMRDYELSVRDMYSSISDEELDSLVASVKNALPNSGYRMVRGRLESMGYRVQWRRIAASMHRVDSMGIISRLSSLGCVVRRVYSVPGPLSLVHVDTNHKLIRYNIVIFGGVDGFSRKILYLNAATNNRASTAFSFFLEATHRHGLPSRVRADQGVENVDIARFMFTVRGNNRGSFISGKSIHNQRIERLWRDVWISVSSKYYNLLHSLEEDGLLDISCTDDIFCVHFAFLPRLKRDLEVFIEGWNHHPLRTERNRSPTQIWEIARMLNTAVDSDNPEAIQEPDIDWETAADFDHLESESGVVVPEYESPMTAEMMNELHSLVDPLDLNINDEQLYIICYEHIKRLRT; encoded by the exons ATGTCGGACCCGGAGCag CTAAGACACCACTTTTTGGAAAATCTTTTACACAAGTTGCAACAGGCCTTCAGCACAACACCACTGGATTTAGATTATCTGGAGTTTCTGTGTCGTCAGGAGCTGTATATTCTGGAGGCCCTGTCCAGTCACATACAAGTACCCCCTGCTATCACCCAGGCTTTGCAAGAGCTCTTTGAGCTTATACGGGCACAAGTGGAACATCCAGCACCATGTGTCAGAGTGGAAGTTGCTATCACCACAGGACGACCAAAAATTTTGGTTGAGGAACAACGCTTAAAATACATGCTACAGGCTCAACTTCCTGTGAGTTGCATAGCCACATTGATGGGCGTTTCAAAAAGCACGATTTTCAGACGCATGAGAGACTATGAGCTTTCTGTCCGTGACATGTATAGTTCCATCAGTGATGAAGAACTTGACAGTTTGGTTGCTTCTGTGAAGAACGCTTTACCAAATTCAGGCTACAGGATGGTCAGAGGAAGACTGGAGTCTATGGGCTACCGAGTTCAGTGGAGAAGAATTGCAGCCTCTATGCATAGGGTTGATTCAATGGGTATTATCTCAAGGTTATCAAGTCTTGGCTGTGTTGTGCGCCGAGTGTACTCTGTTCCAGGGCCCTTGTCCCTGGTACATGTGGACACAAATCACAAGCTAATTAG ATACAATATTGTGATATTTGGAGGAGTGGATGGGTTCTCCAGAAAG ATATTGTACTTGAATGCAGCCACAAATAACCGTGCTTCCACAGCATTTTCATTCTTTTTGGAGGCAACTCATCGGCATGGTTTACCCTCAAG GGTAAGAGCTGACCAGGGAGTGGAGAATGTGGATATTGCTCGGTTTATGTTCACTGTCCGTGGCAATAATCGGGGGAGCTTCATCTCAGGAAAAAGTATCCACAACCAAAG AATAGAGCGGTTATGGCGAGACGTCTGGATCTCTGTGTCATCAAAATACTACAATCTTCTACACTCTCTTGAAGAAGATGGCCTCCTGGACATTTCATGTACGGATGACATATTCTGTGTACACTTTGCATTTCTTCCAAGACTCAAACGAGACTTGGAGGTATTTATTGAAGGCTGGAACCACCATCCTCTACGCACTGAGAGAAACCGGTCTCCAACACAGATTTGGGAGATTGCACGGATGCTTAACACTGCTGTAGATTCTGATAACCCTGAG GCCATACAAGAGCCTGACATTGACTGGGAGACTGCTGCTGACTTTGATCATCTTGAATCAGAAAGCGGTGTTGTCGTACCTGAATATGAGAGCCCTATGACTGCAGAAATGATGAATGAACTACATAGTTTGGTTGATCCACTGGATctgaacattaatgatgaacagcTCTACATAATCTGCTATGAACACATAAAACGACTACGGACATAA